One window from the genome of Streptomyces sp. NBC_01476 encodes:
- a CDS encoding YncE family protein, with translation MRRTRRTRRTLAAALLAAVTVAAAGCGDSGTQSHAPAPVKAKAAPEAVVRPALPPGLPGMPPLLDQKDVYAADRPNALSPVVRNFPSRVYVPNTESNTVSVIDPKTYKVIETIAVGQQPQHVVPSWDLKTLWINNDVGNSLTPLDPATGKTGKPVAVHDPYNLYFTPDGKYAVVMASLDRQLVFRDAHTMAVKKTVPVSCYGVNHADFSPDGTYFIVSCEFSGELLKVDTEKMKVIGRQRLPLADAMPQDVKISPDGRTWYIADMVADGVWTMNGDTFSKPVLMHTGAGAHGLYVSRDSKYMYISNREEGSVSLLEFATGKLVKKWHIKGGGSPDMGGVSADGKVLWLSGRYDGEVYALDTATGRTLAKIPVGAGPHGLAVYPQPGRYSLGHTGIFR, from the coding sequence ATGCGCCGTACCCGCCGTACCCGCCGCACCCTCGCCGCCGCCCTGCTCGCCGCCGTCACCGTGGCCGCCGCGGGCTGCGGCGACTCCGGAACGCAGTCGCACGCCCCGGCCCCGGTGAAGGCCAAGGCCGCCCCCGAGGCGGTGGTCCGCCCCGCGCTGCCCCCCGGTCTGCCCGGGATGCCCCCGCTGCTCGACCAGAAGGACGTCTACGCCGCCGACCGGCCGAACGCCCTCTCCCCGGTGGTGCGGAACTTCCCGTCGCGGGTCTACGTGCCCAACACCGAGTCCAACACGGTCTCCGTCATCGACCCGAAGACGTACAAGGTGATCGAGACCATCGCGGTGGGGCAGCAGCCGCAGCACGTGGTGCCGTCCTGGGACCTCAAGACGCTGTGGATCAACAACGACGTCGGCAACTCGCTGACCCCGCTGGACCCGGCCACCGGCAAGACCGGCAAGCCGGTCGCCGTGCACGACCCGTACAACCTCTACTTCACCCCGGACGGCAAGTACGCGGTGGTGATGGCCTCGCTCGACCGGCAACTGGTGTTCCGGGACGCGCACACCATGGCGGTGAAGAAGACCGTCCCGGTGAGCTGTTACGGCGTCAACCACGCCGACTTCTCGCCGGACGGCACGTACTTCATCGTCTCCTGCGAGTTCAGCGGTGAACTGCTGAAGGTGGACACCGAGAAGATGAAGGTGATCGGCCGGCAGCGGCTGCCGCTGGCCGACGCGATGCCGCAGGACGTGAAGATCTCCCCGGACGGCAGGACCTGGTACATCGCCGACATGGTGGCCGACGGGGTGTGGACGATGAACGGCGACACCTTCTCCAAGCCGGTGCTGATGCACACCGGCGCGGGCGCGCACGGCCTGTACGTCTCGCGCGACTCGAAGTACATGTACATCTCCAACCGCGAGGAGGGCTCGGTCTCGCTGCTGGAGTTCGCCACCGGCAAGCTGGTCAAGAAGTGGCACATCAAGGGCGGCGGCAGCCCCGACATGGGCGGTGTCTCCGCCGACGGCAAGGTGCTGTGGCTCTCCGGCCGGTACGACGGCGAGGTGTACGCGCTCGACACCGCCACCGGCAGGACGCTCGCCAAGATCCCGGTCGGCGCGGGCCCGCACGGCCTGGCCGTCTACCCGCAGCCGGGCCGCTATTCGCTCGGCCACACCGGGATCTTCCGCTAG
- a CDS encoding small ribosomal subunit Rsm22 family protein — MPTVPLPDDLRHALADQLHATAPSHASAQVERLIENYRGTTPTAAPILREAADAAAYAAYRMPATYAAVRTALGALRERAGGWAPATHLDLGGGTGAATWAAADAWDPARHASTVLDWSQAALDLGRRLARQAEEPAVRDAEWTRAPLGASAQLPAADLITVSYVIGELTRADRTSLVDAAATAARGAVVVVEPGTPDGYARVIEARDRLIGAGLTVLAPCPHDAACPVTGNDWCHFAARVPRTSLHRQIKGGTLPYEDEKFSYVAAVRPAAVTAGPAANRVVRHPQIRKGLVLLDLCTTADGLTRTPVSKRQGPLYRTARTVDWGDSWPPEPAG; from the coding sequence GTGCCCACAGTTCCCCTGCCGGACGATCTCCGCCACGCACTCGCCGACCAGCTGCACGCCACCGCGCCGAGCCACGCCTCCGCGCAGGTCGAGCGGCTGATCGAGAACTACCGCGGTACGACGCCGACCGCCGCCCCGATCCTGCGCGAAGCGGCGGACGCCGCCGCCTATGCCGCGTACCGGATGCCCGCCACCTACGCCGCGGTGCGGACCGCGCTGGGCGCCCTGCGGGAGCGGGCGGGCGGCTGGGCGCCGGCCACGCACCTGGACCTGGGCGGCGGGACAGGCGCGGCCACCTGGGCCGCGGCCGACGCGTGGGACCCCGCGCGGCACGCCAGTACGGTGCTGGACTGGTCGCAGGCCGCGCTCGACCTCGGCCGCCGGCTGGCCCGGCAGGCCGAGGAACCCGCCGTCCGCGACGCCGAGTGGACCAGGGCGCCGCTCGGCGCCTCCGCCCAGCTGCCCGCGGCCGACCTGATCACCGTCTCCTATGTGATCGGCGAACTCACCCGCGCCGACCGGACCTCGCTCGTCGACGCCGCCGCGACCGCCGCCCGGGGCGCCGTCGTGGTCGTCGAACCCGGCACCCCCGACGGCTACGCCCGGGTCATCGAGGCCCGCGACCGGCTGATCGGCGCCGGCCTGACCGTACTGGCTCCCTGCCCGCACGACGCGGCCTGCCCGGTCACCGGCAACGACTGGTGCCACTTCGCCGCCCGCGTCCCCCGTACGTCCCTCCACCGCCAGATCAAGGGCGGCACGCTGCCCTACGAGGACGAGAAGTTCTCCTATGTGGCCGCGGTCCGCCCCGCCGCCGTCACCGCGGGCCCGGCCGCCAACCGTGTGGTGCGCCACCCCCAGATCCGCAAGGGCCTGGTCCTCCTCGACCTGTGCACCACCGCCGACGGCCTCACCCGCACCCCGGTCTCCAAACGGCAGGGCCCCCTCTACCGCACCGCCCGCACCGTCGACTGGGGAGACTCCTGGCCGCCGGAGCCGGCCGGCTAG
- a CDS encoding multidrug effflux MFS transporter, producing the protein MESAAVPDAGPSIPAQTTATPTTSASPSSASSASSPSSPSSPSSASTSLTPPAPAAQRHVSLLVTLVLGGLTALPPLSMDMYLPALPQVTDALHAPAATVQLTLTACLAGMALGQLVVGPLSDRWGRRRPLLAGMVVYVLATVVCAFAPSVELLTGFRLLQGLAGSAGIVISRAVARDLYDGVEMARFYSTLLLISGVAPIIAPTIGGQILRFTDWHGIFWVCATVGTLLTVVVWRRLHETLPPERRHTGELRDTFGSMRRLIADRVFTGYVLTGSFCFAALFTYVSASPFVVQDIYGASPQTFSLLFGLNSVGIVGVGQLNGKVLVGRVDMDKVLAVGLVLVTSASAALVLLTTGVFGPPGLPAIAAGLFVLMASLGLVLPTSNTRALLRTKRAAGSASALLGTSSFLFGAALSPLAGIAGDGTAVPMAVVQLSCTLIACAAFAGLCVRGRRTVEGP; encoded by the coding sequence ATGGAGAGTGCCGCCGTGCCGGACGCCGGGCCGTCGATCCCTGCGCAGACCACCGCAACACCCACCACTTCCGCTTCCCCCTCCTCCGCCTCCTCCGCCTCCTCCCCGTCCTCCCCGTCCTCCCCGTCCTCCGCTTCCACCTCCCTCACCCCTCCCGCCCCAGCAGCTCAGCGCCACGTCAGCCTGCTCGTCACCCTCGTCCTCGGCGGCCTCACCGCACTGCCGCCGCTGTCGATGGACATGTATCTGCCCGCGCTGCCGCAGGTCACCGACGCCCTGCACGCACCCGCGGCCACCGTGCAGCTCACCCTCACCGCCTGTCTGGCCGGGATGGCCCTCGGACAGCTGGTGGTCGGCCCGCTCAGCGACCGCTGGGGCCGCCGCCGCCCGCTGCTGGCCGGCATGGTGGTCTACGTCCTGGCCACCGTCGTCTGCGCCTTCGCCCCCTCGGTCGAGCTGCTGACCGGCTTCCGGCTGCTGCAGGGCCTGGCCGGCTCGGCGGGGATCGTCATCTCCCGCGCGGTGGCCCGCGATCTCTACGACGGCGTGGAGATGGCCCGCTTCTACTCGACGCTGCTGCTGATCTCCGGGGTCGCCCCGATCATCGCGCCGACGATCGGCGGCCAGATCCTCCGCTTCACCGACTGGCACGGCATCTTCTGGGTCTGCGCCACCGTCGGGACCCTGCTCACCGTCGTCGTCTGGCGCCGGCTGCACGAGACGCTGCCGCCGGAGCGGCGGCACACCGGGGAGCTGAGGGACACCTTCGGCTCGATGCGCCGGCTGATCGCCGACCGGGTCTTCACCGGTTACGTGCTCACCGGCAGCTTCTGCTTCGCGGCGCTGTTCACCTATGTCTCGGCGTCGCCGTTCGTGGTCCAGGACATCTACGGCGCCTCCCCGCAGACCTTCAGCCTGCTCTTCGGCCTCAACTCGGTGGGCATCGTCGGCGTCGGCCAGCTCAACGGCAAGGTGCTGGTCGGCCGGGTGGACATGGACAAGGTGCTGGCCGTCGGCCTGGTGCTGGTCACCTCCGCGTCGGCGGCGCTGGTACTGCTCACCACCGGGGTCTTCGGCCCGCCCGGGCTGCCGGCCATCGCCGCCGGGCTCTTCGTCCTGATGGCGTCGCTGGGCCTGGTGCTGCCCACCAGCAACACCCGGGCGCTGCTGCGGACCAAGCGCGCCGCCGGTTCCGCCTCGGCGCTGCTGGGCACCTCGTCCTTCCTCTTCGGCGCGGCACTGTCGCCGCTGGCCGGGATCGCCGGGGACGGGACCGCGGTGCCGATGGCCGTGGTCCAGCTGTCCTGCACGCTGATCGCCTGCGCGGCCTTCGCCGGGCTCTGCGTCCGCGGGCGGCGTACGGTGGAAGGACCGTAG
- a CDS encoding polysaccharide deacetylase family protein, with amino-acid sequence MSISRRNLLQVTASGALLAGCAHPPAAPADGSSPVPPASRTSAAPPATGTPPASPTAVPAPPLPDQVEHGPRDRPQVALTFHGQGEPALATALLAEAERAGARLTVLAVGSWLDAYPQLARRILDGGHELGNHTQTHGNIDAMERATAAAEIAGCAERLRRLTGSPGRWFRPSQGRLATPLVVRLARQAGYPHLLSYDVDPRDYSDPGADAVRSETARLTRNGSVVSLHFGHAGTVAALPGILDDLHRRGIRAVTTSELLA; translated from the coding sequence ATGTCCATCTCGCGCCGAAACCTTCTCCAGGTGACCGCCTCGGGAGCGCTGCTTGCCGGGTGCGCGCACCCGCCCGCCGCGCCCGCTGACGGCTCGTCACCCGTACCGCCGGCGTCCCGGACGTCCGCCGCCCCGCCCGCGACCGGGACCCCGCCCGCGTCCCCCACCGCCGTACCGGCTCCCCCGCTGCCCGACCAGGTCGAGCACGGCCCCCGTGACCGCCCCCAGGTCGCGCTCACCTTCCACGGCCAGGGCGAACCCGCGCTGGCCACCGCCCTGCTGGCCGAGGCGGAGCGGGCCGGCGCGCGGCTCACCGTGCTCGCCGTGGGCAGCTGGCTGGACGCGTATCCCCAACTCGCCCGCCGGATCCTGGACGGCGGCCATGAACTGGGCAACCACACCCAGACGCACGGGAACATCGACGCGATGGAGCGGGCCACGGCCGCCGCCGAGATCGCCGGCTGCGCCGAGCGGCTGCGCAGGCTCACCGGTTCGCCGGGCCGCTGGTTCCGGCCCTCGCAGGGCCGGCTCGCCACCCCCCTGGTGGTCCGGCTCGCCCGGCAGGCCGGCTATCCGCACCTGCTGTCCTACGACGTGGACCCGCGTGACTACTCCGACCCGGGCGCCGACGCGGTGCGGTCCGAGACCGCCCGGCTGACCCGCAACGGCTCGGTGGTCTCCCTGCACTTCGGGCACGCCGGCACCGTGGCGGCGCTGCCCGGAATCCTCGACGACCTGCACCGCCGGGGCATCCGCGCGGTCACGACCTCGGAGCTGCTTGCCTGA
- the corA gene encoding magnesium/cobalt transporter CorA: MTHRPRIIHHKNGTRRSIGRQWLRGGSKWHTLGEDGGLPRQRRRTADVVVDCAVYEDGCRVASLPPGEALAAARKRPGGFAWIGLHQPEQEHLAEIAEVFGLHPLAVEDAVQAHQRPKLERYGDTLFLVLKTIVFVEHEKLTATSEVVDTGELMIFLGTDFVVVVRHGSAPGLTRVRRALEQHPEMLGHGPAAVLHAITDQVVDDYLDVADEVELDVEELESDVFSATHGDDAERIYQLKRELIEFKRAVHPMARPLQRLSEESDALINAEMGRYFRDVADHLSQVRERLAGYSELVDGLLAANLSQLAVQQNVDMRRISASAAILAIPTMIAGFYGMNFDHMPELRWTFGYPLMLGVTAALSALCYRAFRRYGWL, translated from the coding sequence ATGACCCACAGGCCAAGGATCATTCACCACAAGAACGGCACCCGTCGCTCCATCGGCCGCCAGTGGCTGCGCGGTGGCAGCAAGTGGCACACCCTCGGCGAGGACGGCGGCCTGCCGCGGCAGCGGCGCCGCACCGCCGACGTGGTGGTGGACTGCGCGGTGTACGAGGACGGCTGCCGGGTGGCGTCGCTGCCGCCGGGCGAGGCGCTGGCGGCGGCGCGGAAGCGGCCGGGCGGGTTCGCGTGGATAGGGCTGCACCAGCCGGAGCAGGAGCACCTGGCCGAGATCGCCGAGGTGTTCGGGCTGCACCCGCTCGCGGTGGAGGACGCGGTGCAGGCCCACCAGCGGCCGAAGCTGGAGCGGTACGGCGACACGCTCTTCCTGGTGCTGAAGACGATCGTCTTCGTGGAGCACGAGAAGCTCACCGCGACGAGCGAGGTGGTCGACACCGGCGAGCTGATGATCTTCCTGGGCACCGACTTCGTGGTGGTGGTACGGCACGGCAGCGCGCCCGGCCTCACCCGGGTGCGGCGGGCGCTGGAGCAGCACCCGGAGATGCTGGGGCACGGGCCGGCCGCGGTGCTGCACGCCATCACCGACCAGGTGGTCGACGACTACCTGGACGTCGCCGACGAGGTCGAACTCGACGTGGAGGAACTGGAGTCGGACGTCTTCTCGGCGACCCACGGGGACGACGCCGAGCGGATCTACCAGCTCAAGCGGGAGCTGATCGAGTTCAAACGGGCGGTGCACCCGATGGCCCGGCCGCTGCAGCGGCTCAGCGAGGAGTCCGACGCGCTGATCAACGCGGAGATGGGGCGCTACTTCCGGGATGTCGCGGACCATCTGTCGCAGGTGCGGGAGCGGTTGGCGGGTTACAGCGAGCTGGTGGACGGGCTGCTGGCGGCGAATCTCAGCCAACTGGCGGTGCAGCAGAACGTGGACATGCGCCGGATCAGTGCCTCAGCCGCGATCCTGGCCATCCCCACCATGATCGCCGGCTTCTACGGCATGAACTTCGACCACATGCCCGAGCTCCGCTGGACCTTCGGATATCCGCTGATGCTGGGCGTGACGGCGGCGCTGTCGGCCCTGTGCTACCGCGCGTTCCGCCGGTACGGCTGGCTCTAG
- a CDS encoding phytoene desaturase family protein, with protein MPTTTHASYDAVIVGGGHNGLVAAAYLARAGRRVLLLERLPGTGGAAVSTRAFTGVDARLSRYSYLVSLLPRKITDELGLRFAVRRRRISSYTPAGDTGLLVDAEDDGRTRQQFRELTGSDRDFEAWQRFYAMTRRVAEAVFPTLTEPLPGRAELERRIGDPAAWGALFEEPLGVTVEREFSDDLIRGVVLTDALIGTFTHAHDPSLRQNRCFLYHVIGGGTGDWDVPIGGMGAFTDALAAAARAAGAEIVTGAEVTSIATDGVHAEVTYGEGLTVGTRHVLVNASPYALAGLLGQEPPPRPEGAQLKVNMLLRRLPALRDTAVDPREAFAGTFHIAESYRQLQTAYEQAAAGRLPDAPPSEIYCHSLTDPSVLSPELAARGTHTLTLFGLHAPARLFEDDPRGAKEALLAATLAQLDAVLAEPLADCLALDADGRPCLEAKSPLDLEREVGLPGGHIFHKDLSWPYADGTDGVHGAEDVTSTTGRWGVGTGYANVYLCGAGAVRGGGVSGVPGHNAAMAVLEKA; from the coding sequence ATGCCCACTACGACCCACGCCTCGTACGACGCCGTGATCGTCGGCGGCGGCCACAACGGACTGGTCGCCGCCGCCTATCTGGCCCGCGCCGGACGCCGGGTGCTGCTGCTGGAGCGGCTGCCCGGCACCGGCGGGGCCGCGGTGTCCACCCGGGCGTTCACCGGGGTGGACGCGCGGCTGTCGCGCTACTCCTATCTGGTGAGCCTGCTGCCCCGGAAGATCACCGACGAGCTCGGCCTGCGCTTCGCGGTCCGCCGCCGCCGGATCTCCTCCTACACCCCGGCCGGTGACACCGGACTGCTCGTGGACGCCGAGGACGACGGCCGCACCCGGCAGCAGTTCCGGGAACTCACCGGCTCCGACCGGGACTTCGAGGCTTGGCAGCGGTTCTACGCGATGACCCGCCGGGTCGCGGAAGCCGTCTTCCCGACGCTCACCGAGCCGCTGCCCGGCCGCGCCGAACTCGAACGCCGGATCGGCGACCCGGCCGCCTGGGGCGCGCTCTTCGAGGAGCCGCTGGGCGTGACGGTGGAGCGGGAGTTCAGCGACGACCTGATCCGCGGGGTGGTCCTCACCGACGCGCTGATCGGCACCTTCACCCACGCCCACGACCCCTCACTGCGGCAGAACCGCTGCTTCCTCTACCACGTGATCGGCGGCGGCACCGGCGACTGGGACGTGCCCATCGGCGGCATGGGCGCCTTCACCGACGCGCTGGCGGCGGCGGCCCGCGCGGCCGGCGCGGAGATCGTCACCGGCGCCGAGGTGACCTCGATCGCCACCGACGGCGTACACGCGGAGGTGACGTACGGAGAGGGCCTGACCGTCGGCACCCGGCACGTCCTGGTCAACGCCTCGCCGTACGCCCTGGCCGGGCTGCTCGGCCAGGAGCCGCCGCCCCGGCCCGAGGGCGCCCAGCTGAAGGTCAACATGCTGCTGCGCCGGCTGCCGGCCCTGCGGGACACCGCGGTGGACCCCCGGGAGGCGTTCGCCGGCACCTTCCACATCGCCGAGTCCTACCGGCAGTTGCAGACCGCGTACGAACAGGCCGCGGCGGGCCGGCTGCCGGACGCGCCGCCGTCGGAGATCTACTGCCACAGCCTCACCGACCCCTCGGTCCTCTCCCCCGAACTGGCCGCGCGGGGCACGCACACGCTGACCCTCTTCGGTCTGCACGCGCCCGCCCGGCTCTTCGAGGACGACCCGCGGGGCGCCAAGGAAGCGCTGCTGGCGGCGACACTGGCGCAACTGGACGCGGTGCTGGCCGAGCCGCTCGCGGACTGCCTGGCGCTGGACGCGGACGGCCGGCCCTGCCTGGAGGCGAAGTCGCCACTGGACCTGGAGCGCGAGGTGGGGCTGCCGGGCGGTCACATCTTCCACAAGGACCTGTCCTGGCCGTACGCCGACGGAACGGACGGCGTGCACGGCGCGGAGGACGTGACGAGCACCACCGGGCGGTGGGGAGTCGGCACGGGGTATGCGAACGTCTATCTCTGCGGCGCGGGCGCGGTCCGCGGCGGCGGAGTCAGCGGTGTCCCGGGGCACAACGCGGCCATGGCGGTACTGGAGAAGGCATGA
- a CDS encoding Gfo/Idh/MocA family protein — protein MSGTGTGTGTGTRKIRWGILATGGIAATFTEALQSLPDAEVVAVGSRTEAGAKAFAERYGIPRAYGSWAELAADDEVDVVYVATPHSAHREAAALCLEAGRAVLCEKAFTINTREATELVELARSRGLFLMEAMWTYCNPLIRHMTGLIADGAIGDVLHVSAHFGFVGDFGPEHRMRDPRQGGGAVLDLGVYPVSFAQLVLGEPDTVQAVAHLTPEAVDDNTAIVLGWQSGAVAALSCTFTAETGAPAMISGTQGRIEIAGNFFCPDSFTVHGRGEQTPRTVRLADVHSDTERATMRHEAIEVMRCLRAGETESPLVPLDGSLAVMRTLDRIRERIGVRYAGVDLD, from the coding sequence GTGAGCGGTACAGGCACAGGCACGGGCACGGGCACGCGGAAGATCCGCTGGGGCATCCTGGCGACCGGCGGGATCGCGGCGACCTTCACCGAGGCGCTGCAATCGCTGCCGGACGCCGAGGTGGTGGCGGTCGGCTCGCGGACCGAGGCGGGTGCCAAGGCGTTCGCCGAGCGGTACGGCATCCCGCGCGCGTACGGCAGTTGGGCCGAACTGGCGGCGGACGACGAGGTGGACGTGGTCTACGTGGCCACCCCGCACTCCGCGCACCGGGAGGCGGCTGCGCTCTGTCTGGAGGCCGGACGGGCGGTGCTCTGCGAGAAGGCGTTCACCATCAACACCCGTGAGGCAACCGAACTGGTGGAACTGGCCAGGTCCCGCGGGCTGTTCCTGATGGAAGCCATGTGGACGTACTGCAACCCGCTGATCCGGCACATGACCGGGCTGATCGCCGACGGCGCGATAGGTGACGTGCTCCACGTCTCGGCGCACTTCGGCTTCGTCGGCGACTTCGGGCCCGAGCACCGGATGCGCGACCCGCGGCAGGGCGGCGGCGCGGTGCTCGACCTCGGCGTCTACCCGGTCTCCTTCGCCCAGTTGGTGCTCGGCGAGCCCGACACGGTGCAGGCGGTGGCGCATCTCACCCCGGAGGCGGTGGACGACAACACCGCCATCGTGCTCGGCTGGCAGAGCGGCGCGGTGGCCGCGCTCAGCTGCACCTTCACCGCGGAGACCGGCGCGCCCGCCATGATCAGCGGCACCCAGGGCCGGATCGAGATCGCCGGGAACTTCTTCTGCCCGGATTCCTTCACCGTCCACGGCCGCGGCGAGCAGACCCCGCGGACCGTACGCCTGGCCGACGTCCACTCCGACACCGAGCGTGCCACCATGCGGCACGAGGCCATCGAGGTCATGCGCTGCCTGCGGGCCGGTGAGACCGAGTCGCCGCTGGTCCCGCTGGACGGGTCGCTTGCGGTAATGCGGACGCTGGACCGGATCCGGGAGCGGATCGGCGTGCGGTACGCCGGGGTGGACCTGGACTGA
- a CDS encoding serine hydrolase domain-containing protein, with the protein MAPPLSKGPSPDAAGLDPGQLNRIVPELARYLRPAPAHPWCAGAVVLAGRGRTVALHEAIGWAVRYSGYDEHTDRGVGLPLDAWVPMRPDTVFDLASLTKLFTAVVAVQQMGHGNLDLDAPVGAYVPVAEKRITVRHLLTHTSGLRPELPLYDLPDAAARAAALAAEEPLTAPGATRVYSDLNLLLLQAVLERITGRPVDRLIDDGITGPLGMTDTRFNPPASWLPRIAATEDQRRPWGKLDRGMVHGSVHDENAYAMGGVAGHAGLFSTAWDLALFARALLDGGGAILRTDSVRLLLGGLTAPDGSRRPLGFEADQPWFMGELAGRGAVGHTGFTGTSLVLDPATDTFLVLLTNAVHPVRTWRDGNAPRAAAATRLARAVRKRD; encoded by the coding sequence ATGGCGCCGCCGCTGTCGAAAGGTCCCTCCCCTGACGCGGCGGGTCTCGACCCGGGACAACTGAACCGGATCGTCCCCGAGCTGGCCCGGTACCTGCGGCCGGCGCCCGCACACCCCTGGTGTGCGGGCGCCGTGGTCCTGGCCGGACGCGGGCGTACGGTCGCGCTGCACGAGGCGATCGGCTGGGCGGTGCGCTACTCCGGTTACGACGAGCACACCGACCGCGGGGTCGGGCTGCCGCTCGACGCGTGGGTGCCGATGCGGCCGGACACGGTCTTCGACCTGGCGTCGCTCACCAAGCTCTTCACCGCGGTCGTCGCGGTGCAGCAGATGGGGCACGGGAATCTGGACCTGGACGCCCCCGTCGGCGCGTACGTGCCGGTCGCCGAGAAGCGGATCACCGTGCGGCACCTGCTCACCCACACCTCGGGCCTCCGCCCGGAGCTGCCGCTGTACGACCTGCCGGACGCCGCCGCCCGGGCCGCGGCACTGGCAGCGGAGGAGCCGCTGACCGCGCCCGGCGCCACCCGGGTCTACTCCGACCTCAACCTGCTGCTGCTCCAGGCGGTCCTGGAACGGATCACCGGCCGCCCGGTGGACCGGCTGATCGACGACGGGATCACCGGACCGCTCGGTATGACCGACACCCGCTTCAACCCGCCGGCCTCCTGGCTGCCCCGGATCGCCGCCACCGAGGACCAGCGCAGGCCCTGGGGCAAGCTCGACCGGGGCATGGTGCACGGCAGTGTGCACGACGAGAACGCGTACGCGATGGGCGGCGTCGCCGGGCACGCGGGTCTCTTCTCCACCGCCTGGGACCTGGCGCTCTTCGCCCGGGCGCTGCTCGACGGCGGCGGGGCGATACTGCGCACCGACTCCGTACGGCTGCTGCTGGGCGGGCTCACGGCGCCCGACGGGAGCCGCCGCCCGCTGGGCTTCGAGGCCGACCAGCCGTGGTTCATGGGCGAGTTGGCGGGCCGGGGCGCGGTCGGCCACACCGGGTTCACCGGTACGAGCCTGGTCCTCGACCCGGCCACCGACACCTTCCTGGTGCTGCTCACCAACGCCGTCCACCCGGTGCGCACCTGGCGTGACGGCAACGCTCCGCGGGCCGCCGCCGCGACCAGGCTGGCCCGGGCGGTGCGGAAGAGGGACTGA
- a CDS encoding sugar transferase yields the protein MPGPCLKRRRHGKHSVHSAHSTYGDKAAWYLPLALAVDTLGSGVPVLLILRHTGQPHPLVCALIAAALWPFIRAIRRRYAAAALGETRGILAALGDWMVLLGVLAVLRTACGEVVRPVVAFVGVALAPLLTMVGGNLTQRHLISDRKSAQAVRRVLVIGEPGTADHVVGHLAARTEHAYVVVGVVPVGNAKLECGAPVTARLGSVEPDSHSEDGAIVLGAAREHHAELVLVAPGPRLSAERLRRLCWTLHDARTPVAIVPGLIDVAPRRVQMDAPAGLTMLHIAPPLRHGLQIALKSLVDRAGAAFGLLLLSPLFAMVAVAIRCTSPGPVFYKQTRYGQNCTPFLMWKFRTMVADADARKADLERTGANENDGLMFKMRRDPRVTPVGRVLRRYSLDELPQLVNVLRGEMSLVGPRPPLPEEVARYDKVEVRRLAVRPGITGLWQVSGRSDLSWDETITLDLRYVDNWSFTADVDVMARTLRAVVDGRGAY from the coding sequence GTGCCCGGGCCCTGTCTCAAGCGGCGCCGGCACGGCAAGCACAGTGTGCACTCCGCGCACAGCACCTACGGGGACAAGGCGGCCTGGTACCTGCCGCTGGCCCTGGCGGTGGACACCCTCGGGTCCGGTGTCCCCGTCCTGTTGATCCTGCGCCACACCGGCCAGCCGCATCCGCTGGTCTGCGCGCTGATCGCGGCCGCCCTGTGGCCGTTCATCCGCGCGATCCGCCGGAGATACGCGGCGGCTGCCCTCGGGGAGACCCGGGGCATCCTCGCGGCCCTCGGCGACTGGATGGTGCTGCTCGGGGTACTTGCCGTGCTCCGCACCGCGTGCGGCGAAGTCGTCCGCCCGGTGGTGGCCTTCGTGGGAGTGGCGCTCGCGCCGCTGCTGACGATGGTCGGCGGCAATCTGACCCAGCGCCACCTGATCTCGGACCGCAAGTCCGCGCAGGCGGTCCGCCGGGTCCTGGTGATCGGCGAACCCGGCACCGCCGACCATGTGGTGGGACATCTGGCGGCCAGGACCGAGCACGCGTACGTGGTGGTCGGGGTGGTCCCGGTCGGCAACGCCAAGCTGGAGTGCGGGGCCCCGGTGACCGCGCGGCTCGGCTCGGTCGAACCGGACAGCCACAGTGAGGACGGTGCCATCGTGCTGGGCGCCGCCCGCGAGCACCACGCGGAACTGGTGCTGGTCGCACCCGGCCCGCGGCTGTCAGCGGAACGGCTGCGGCGGCTGTGCTGGACGCTGCACGACGCGAGGACCCCGGTGGCGATCGTGCCGGGGCTGATCGATGTGGCGCCCCGCAGGGTGCAGATGGACGCGCCCGCCGGGCTCACCATGCTGCACATCGCGCCGCCGCTGCGGCACGGTCTGCAGATCGCGCTGAAGTCGCTGGTGGACCGGGCCGGGGCCGCCTTCGGGCTGCTGCTGCTCTCGCCGCTCTTCGCGATGGTGGCGGTGGCCATCCGGTGCACTTCGCCGGGGCCGGTGTTCTACAAGCAGACCCGGTACGGCCAGAACTGCACGCCGTTCCTGATGTGGAAGTTCCGCACGATGGTCGCTGACGCGGATGCCCGCAAGGCCGACCTTGAGCGCACGGGCGCCAACGAGAACGACGGTCTGATGTTCAAGATGCGGCGCGACCCCCGGGTGACTCCGGTCGGCCGGGTGCTGCGCCGCTACTCGCTGGACGAACTCCCGCAGCTGGTCAATGTGCTGCGCGGCGAGATGTCGCTGGTCGGCCCGCGTCCGCCGCTGCCGGAGGAGGTGGCGCGCTACGACAAGGTCGAGGTGCGGCGGCTCGCCGTCAGGCCCGGCATCACCGGACTGTGGCAGGTCAGCGGGCGCAGTGACCTGTCGTGGGACGAGACGATCACGCTGGACCTGCGGTACGTCGACAACTGGTCGTTCACCGCGGACGTCGATGTGATGGCCCGCACCCTGCGGGCCGTCGTGGACGGACGCGGCGCGTACTGA